One window from the genome of Elaeis guineensis isolate ETL-2024a chromosome 5, EG11, whole genome shotgun sequence encodes:
- the LOC105045108 gene encoding LOW QUALITY PROTEIN: kinesin-like protein KIN-12E (The sequence of the model RefSeq protein was modified relative to this genomic sequence to represent the inferred CDS: inserted 1 base in 1 codon; deleted 1 base in 1 codon), with protein sequence MSFSSRRSGSRTRPAEGNENEHGNPADPVHLPPPRSPLISIQDLFQNPREGPSSELRLADFPIKVSGATPRSAPSTPARGLSRVCSGIGSSGANNAGHQLAGRERGXLSRVSTGIPEMKHLVPVDVPHFELNEDPSFWKDHNVQVLIRIRPISGTESALQGYKRCLVQESSQTLVWAGHPETRFTFDHIACETISQEKLFEVVGLPMVENCMSGYNSCMFAYGQTGSGKTHTMMGEIREMDNILCEDCGMTPRIFEYLFSRIREEENNRSGEQLKYSCKCSFLEIYNEQITDLLEPSSTNLQLREDLKKGVYVENLKEFEVSSVKDVLELLIQGAANRKMAATHMNLESSRSHSVLTCVIESRWEKDSMTHLRFGRLNLVDLAGSERQKSSGAEGERLKEAANINRSLSTLGLVIMTLVDIANGKSRHVPYRDSRLTFLLQDSLGGNSKTTIIANVSPSICSASETLSTLKFAQRAKLIQNNAKVNEDASGDVMALQRQIQTLKDQLNFLIKHQSVTRSLNYPSPGLELGNSGGLFDDFDSLGGGNPNAFSDLGHLNQKIKHLETALTGALRREKTVEDEVRRLEAEIKHMNCLVHQREDDAQRTKVMLRLREEKLRRLEMLADDVVTSDGYLMGENAALSAEIQLLQERMESNPNLTQFALENMRLVEQLRMFQNFYHQGERELLLAEVSHLRNQLLKVLEGKFTPVTRGATQGDDASKELDTCKRQLDACLADNARLTWEIYDLRCQLKQCLDFEQTAVVTVGDEFTVNDRNKELHKQTATLAKGESEAWTAFYNHADKFPHISLADGMMDVPSQFGDVEKELKDARVLIRIMESQQIQLTAQLDTLKQENDRFLELLQSQVHDETCLKKHHNYGMQLSEKLGIVFKACHADEVQIPEDTQKLAFIATSENVVKDVEAKIMDKQHKDEQISTWQQEIEQVQEQVEVETAKTILALQEEIAALQQDVLSRNTYDLSSVANYELLRTRNEELNNQVHILMQENVKLSNLVAARDAETSALSDEWEKALIDLTEFLLDGCKSLEDASQYIESIVNSFPQGNAWINEQVERAIKVFVEKEKLIADLQKRVNDAQQMELEMKSKLDSLRGATLAITEVQQIEHDENAKELIHLRKLLDEQALKIEELENAVKCKENHIVEARKSADAAFLVTKKLFAMNDSESLDVQITKSGINMLLDENSQVESINQAEGSDTTKSEIHILSMDAQRDNIKNRIQNEKSPLSVEDPSLKAQEANAEENSCALEELRVQVGMAVQRFVDINKVLHTSYADTERHIAAIISDVNSTYSAIKMLFHDSINDVHEINDRIRELKVQRMTLPSIMIEYPKFGAHADIKSTAMQIIVDGLAKINKSLSGIKSGFLLLFNASKTLSIHKDGDKLIPNLMEDVEIAMNALVEIHFQLGMLFHDKDAANCLAPGIHSNEPPHAGADNMVLDVIPKYPSDQIAISQLSHMLQNLEERIEEVDVDHCRNKEFQKLRLKMSHAWQDAEKETKQATGFLQKFEKAQETMEEAELVLQALLKANEDAKCERDRWKQASQELLADRTTLVEELHRLEALNFSVDNQNQNLEKQVHSTIAEILGIAISLSESFVEMRRITLEEVNVICSDMFSFGHELLQWIGTSRSWLEETISEIMEKGFSLLVLCQCHIGAFSEQNKHLNVASLEYSQLGSYSVPENVDNNRMDVPIDTLITKGLADMVARNDCKLNFFGLRNTEGVQNEFQTVEDLVVGPIGNMHTVDDETTKLSSDQKGTKDRAAKLQRNHLDLTHDTELVKGMIAKMADYLDNFVQELTLCGEAPICANFPIRKGKTELLTVAGETGKTDTLVSSGASCFEIHKDFELKSSIFQDDKMGILKCENDIHDDRISGAQTDIKVLLVDIGHLKHQCAQLIASHLDLENDGELSLCQYNNVQKSSVNKHNVKLMYGEKEETGRFHYLQAKTEFGNQLIQTLNELRNNLCYIVGLVHPRLHFHALNKSTDSFLGKMFQNICSIEEKMYMLLHIGSNEVKDVVTDALSLKRESARKDNIIRGLLFDLRLLQESSSNVKDMKDESTEMVTTLSNVQNELAIKTAQVNNILSRQGKLEAQLAESEAALSSSKSELEQAQKLCVMLTNENTELRLLLEDEHIRNTQTEELLEEKRTVIDGLERQILSNNSSVEGILDNLTRVSNERNHFQAEIVYLNDKLDMAMTLVDEKEAIAVEAHQVAESSKIFAEEKEEEVKILEHCIQELEGTINVLERKVDDMKEEVESYKLIRNNLEQEIQVLTDRIHMVENAAESLIAEDSSLGEGSSEIPRWLDDRIIELCEARKHIKDLEMEILYKEKQIEQYREHVSELVLHSEAQSSLYQEKFKALEGAFSEVKADASTSNPSESHAANKMEKNSVRARGSGSPFRCISSLVQQMNLEKDQELSVARHQIEELEALAANRQKEVCMLTARLAAVDSMTHDVIRDLLGVKLDLTNYANLIDQEELQKLLMTAQQQIEETKAKDMEILNLKKQINYLLEARDGLAEEVNQRKSDILANQVLIEQLQQRDQLLTAQNEMLKMDKANLHQKIAKMDKTVKSLVGSSSIQDHLRHPLKTKESSQNVGLEDLGNRLAESDKLISHARKELARYHKSSSRMPFDQYSEQKRLIGQRLATIKS encoded by the exons GTCCTGATACGAATCCGGCCAATTAGTGGAACGGAGAGTGCCTTGCAAGGTTATAAGAGATGCTTGGTCCAGGAGAGCTCACAGACATTAGTATGGGCAGGTCATCCTGAAACCAGGTTTACTTTCGATCACATAGCATGTGAGACCATATCTCAG GAGAAACTTTTCGAAGTTGTTGGTCTGCCAATGGTGGAAAATTGCATGTCTGGCTACAATAGCTGCATGTTTGCATATGGCCAG ACTGGTAGTGGAAAGACACACACCATGATGGGAGAGATTCGAGAGATGGATAACATCCTCTGTGAAGATTGTGGAATGACACCTCGCATTTTTGAATATTTATTTTCAAGGATAAGGGAG GAAGAAAATAATCGAAGTGGTGAGCAGCTGAAGTATAGCTGTAAGTGTTCTTTCCTTGAGATCTATAATGAGCAGATAACAGATCTCCTGGAGCCTTCTTCAACTAATCTGCAG CTAAGAGAAGACTTGAAGAAGGGTGTATATGTtgaaaacctaaaggaatttgaAGTATCATCCGTAAAAGATGTACTTGAGCTTCTAATACAG GGTGCTGCAAACCGAAAAATGGCAGCAACCCACATGAACCTTGAAAGCAGTCGGTCACATAGTGTCCTTACCTGTGTTATTGAGAGCCGATGGGAGAAAGACTCCATGACACACCTCCGTTTTGGAAGGTTGAATTTGGTGGATCTTGCTGGTTCAGAGAG GCAGAAAAGCTCTGGTGCAGAAGGAGAGCGATTGAAAGAGGCAGCAAATATCAACAGATCTTTATCAACTCTTGG TCTAGTTATCATGACACTAGTAGATATTGCCAATGGTAAAAGCCGTCATGTGCCATACAGAGATTCAAGGCTCACATTTCTCCTTCAG GATTCTTTAGGTGGAAATTCTAAAACAACAATTATAGCAAATGTCAGCCCATCTATCTG TTCTGCAAGTGAGACATTAAGCACTCTGAAGTTTGCTCAGCGTGCCAAACTGATTCAAAACAAT GCAAAAGTGAATGAAGATGCTTCAGGGGATGTAATGGCATTGCAAAGGCAAATACAAACATTAAAG GATCAGCTGAACTTCCTCATCAAGCATCAGAGTGTTACAAGATCTCTAAATTATCCCTCCCCTGGTCTTGAGCTGGGTAATTCAGGTGgtctttttgatgattttgattcatTAGGGGGAGGAAACCCTAATGCTTTCAGTGATCTAGGTCATCTAAACCAGAAG ATTAAACATCTGGAAACTGCTTTAACTGGTGCCCTCAGGAGGGAGAAAACggtagaggatgaagtcaggaGGCTAGAAGCTGAAATTAAGCACATGAATTGTTTG GTGCATCAGAGGGAAGATGATGCTCAGCGGACTAAAGTGATGCTAAGACTCCGAGAGGAAAAACTTAGAAGATTGGAAATGCTTGCAGATGATGTTGTGACTTCTGATGGGTATCTCATGGGGGAAAATGCAGCACTATCTGCAGAGATTCAGCTGCTACAAGAAAGAATGGAAAGCAACCCCAATTTGACTCAATTTGCCTTGGAAAATATGAGACTGGTCGAGCAACTTAGAAT GTTTCAAAACTTCTACCACCAAGGAGAACGAGAATTGTTGTTAGCAGAGGTTTCTCATTTGCGCAACCAG CTCTTAAAAGTTCTCGAGGGAAAGTTCACACCAGTTACTAGAGGGGCAACTCAG GGGGATGATGCCTCAAAGGAGTTAGACACCTGCAAGAGACAATTGGATGCTTGCCTAGCAGACAATGCTAGACTAACTTG GGAAATTTACGATTTGCGTTGTCAACTTAAACAATGTTTGGACTTCGAGCAAACTGCAGTTGTCACT GTTGGAGATGAGTTTACTGTTAATGATAGGAACAAAGAATTACATAAACAAACAGCG ACATTAGCTAAAGGGGAGTCTGAAGCTTGGACTGCATTTTACAATCATGCTGACAAGTTTCCACATATAAGCCTGGCTGATGGAATGATGGATGTACCTTCGCAGTTTGGAGACGTTGAAAAGGAGTTGAAGGATGCCAGGGTTTTGATTAGAATTATGGAATCGCAACAAATTCAACTGACTGCACAGCTTGATACACTGAAGCAGGAGAATGACAGGTTCTTGGAACTCTTACAGAGCCAGGTACATGATGAGACATGTCTTAAGAAACATCACAATTATGGTATGCAATTGTCAGAAAAGCTTGGAATTGTATTTAAGGCTTGCCATGCAGACGAAGTCCAAATACCAGAAGACACTCAAAAATTAGCTTTCATTGCAACCTCAGAAAATGTGGTTAAAGATGTTGAGGCCAAAATCATGGATAAGCAACACAAGGATGAACAGATATCAACATGGCAACAAGAGATAGAACAGGTCCAGGAGCAGGTTGAGGTGGAGACAGCAAAAACTATTCTTGCCTTGCAAGAAGAGATTGCTGCCCTTCAGCAAGATGTGCTTTCAAGGAATACCTATGACCTATCTTCAGTAGCAAACTATGAACTCTTGAGAACCAGAAATGAAGAACTTAACAATCAAGTACATATTCTGATGCAAGAAAATGTGAAACTCTCAAATCTTGTGGCTGCTAGAGATGCAGAAACCAGTGCATTGTCTGATGAATGGGAGAAAGCACTTATTGACTTGACAGAATTCCTTCTGGATGGTTGCAAATCACTGGAAGATGCATCTCAGTACATCGAAAGCATTGTCAATTCATTTCCTCAAGGAAATGCATGGATTAATGAACAAGTGGAAAGAGCTATAAAGGTCTTTGTTGAGAAGGAAAAATTAATTGCTGACCTGCAAAAGAGGGTAAATGATGCACAACAAATGGAACTGGAAATGAAGTCGAAGCTGGACTCACTAAGAGGAGCAACTCTTGCTATAACTGAAGTCCAGCAGATTGAGCATGATGAGAATGCAAAAGAACTAATCCATTTAAGAAAATTGTTGGATGAACAAGCATTAAAAATTGAGGAACTAGAAAATGCTGTGAAATGCAAGGAAAATCATATTGTAGAAGCAAGAAAAAGTGCTGATGCTGCATTTCTAGTTACTAAAAAGTTGTTTGCCATGAATGATTCAGAATCTTTAGATGTGCAAATAACCAAATCTGGAATTAACATGCTTCTTGATGAAAACTCTCAGGTAGAGAGCATAAATCAGGCTgaaggctctgatactactaaatCTGAAATTCATATACTTTCTATGGATGCCCAGAGagacaatattaaaaatagaatcCAAAATGAGAAATCTCCTCTTTCAGTTGAAGACCCAAGTCTTAAAGCTCAggaagctaatgctgaagaaaatTCATGTGCATTGGAAGAACTCAGGGTTCAAGTTGGGATGGCAGTCCAAAGGTTTGTAGATATTAACAAAGTCCTGCATACTTCGTATGCTGATACTGAAAGACATATTGCTGCCATAATATCTGATGTCAACAGTACTTATTCTGCCATCAAGATGTTGTTTCATGACTCAATAAATGATGTTCATGAAATTAATGATAGGATCAGGGAGTTGAAAGTACAAAGAATGACTCTTCCTTCAATAATGATTGAGTATCCAAAATTTGGAGCTCATGCTGATATTAAGTCCACCGCAATGCAGATTATAGTGGATGGCCTGGCCAAGATCAACAAATCTTTGAGTGGCATAAAATCTGGTTTCCTCTTACTATTCAATGCGAGTAAGACATTGTCCATACATAAGGATGGAGACAAACTGATTCCTAATCTTATGGAAGATGTGGAGATAGCCATGAATGCCTTAGTTGAAATTCACTTTCAGTTGGGCATGCTTTTTCATGACAAAGATGCTGCTAACTGTTTGGCACCAGGAATCCATTCAAATGAGCCACCTCATGCTGGGGCAGACAATATGGTTTTAGATGTTATTCCCAAATATCCATCAGATCAGATTGCCATATCGCAACTGAGCCACATGCTGCAAAATCTGGAGGAAAGGATAGAGGAAGTTGATGTAGATCATTGTAGAAATAAAGAG TTTCAGAAGTTAAGGCTTAAGATGAGTCATGCATGGCAAGATGCAGAAAAGGAAACAAAGCAGGCAACTGGTTTTCTTCAGAAGTTTGAAAAAGCTCAAGAAACCATGGAAGAGGCTGAGCTCGTGCTACAGGCATTGCTTAAAGCAAATGAAGATGCAAAATGTGAAAGGGATCGGTGGAAACAGGCAAGCCAAGAGTTGCTGGCAGACAGAACTACATTGGTCGAAGAACTACACCGACTAGAGGCCTTAAACTTTTCTGTGGATAACCAAAATCAAAATTTAGAAAAGCAGGTTCATTCTACTATAGCAGAAATATTAGGCATTGCAATCTCACTTAGTGAATCTTTTGTGGAAATGCGGAGGATCACATTAGAGGAAGTAAATGTTATTTGTTCTGACATGTTTTCCTTTGGGCATGAGCTGCTACAATGGATTGGCACCTCAAGATCATGGCTTGAAGAAACAATATCAGAAATAATGGAGAAAGGTTTTTCATTGCTTGTTCTGTGTCAGTGTCACATCGGAGCCTTTTCTGAGCAAAACAAGCATTTAAATGTAGCTTCTCTTGAATACAGCCAATTGGGGTCTTATTCAGTACCTGAGAATGTGGATAACAATCGCATGGATGTCCCAATAGATACCTTGATAACTAAAGGGTTAGCAGACATGGTTGCTCGGAATGACTGTAAACTGAACTTCTTTGGTTTGAGAAACACCGAGGGGGTTCAGAATGAATTTCAAACAGTTGAAGATTTGGTTGTTGGACCTATTGGTAATATGCATACTGTGGATGACGAAACAACAAAACTATCATCAGACCAAAAAGGTACAAAGGACAGAGCTGCAAAGTTGCAGAGAAATCATTTGGACTTGACCCATGATACAGAATTAGTAAAAGGGATGATTGCAAAAATGGCTGACTATTTGGATAATTTTGTTCAGGAGTTGACCTTGTGTGGGGAAGCTCCTATATGTGCAAATTTTCCTATCAGAAAAGGAAAAACTgaattgcttactgttgcagggGAAACAGGGAAAACCGACACGTTGGTATCTTCAGGTGCTTCTTGCTTTGAGATTCATAAGGATTTTGAGCTGAAATCCAGCATATTTCAAGATGATAAGATGGGCATCCTGAAATGTGAGAACGACATCCATGATGACAGGATCAGTGGGGCACAAACAGATATAAAAGTTCTTCTTGTTGACATTGGGCATCTTAAGCATCAATGTGCTCAGTTGATTGCTTCTCACTTGGACTTAGAAAATGATGGAGAATTGTCTCTTTGTCAGTACAACAATGTGCAAAAAAGTTCAGTGAACAAACATAATGTTAAGCTCATGTACGGGGAGAAAGAAGAAACAGGGAGGTTCCATTATTTACAAGCAAAAACTGAATTTGGCAATCAATTAATACAGACACTGAATGAGCTAAGGAACAATTTATGTTATATAGTTGGTCTGGTTCATCCTAGGCTGCATTTCCATGCTTTAAACAAATCGACTGACTCTTTTCTTGGCAAAATGTTTCAAAACATATGCAGCATTGAAGAGAAAATGTACATGCTTTTGCATATAGGCTCAAATGAGGTAAAAGATGTAGTAACAGATGCTTTGTCTCTGAAGAGGGAATCTGCTCGGAAAGACAACATTATAAGAGGGCTACTTTTTGATCTTAGATTGTTGCAAGAGTCATCCTCCAATGTTAAGGACATGAAAGATGAAAGTACAGAGATGGTTACCACTTTGTCCAATGTTCAAAATGAACTTGCCATAAAAACTGCCCAGGTTAATAATATCTTGTCGAGACAAGGCAAGCTAGAAGCTCAGTTGGCTGAAAGTGAAGCTGCACTATCCAGTTCAAAATCTGAATTGGAGCAAGCCCAAAAATTATGTGTCATGCTTACAAATGAAAATACTGAATTAAGGCTCCTGCTTGAAGATGAACATATTAGAAATACTCAAACAGAGGAGCTGTTGGAAGAGAAAAGAACGGTTATAGATGGTTTAGAGAGGCAAATTCTTTCAAATAATTCTTCTGTTGAGGGAATCTTGGATAACTTGACAAGGGTCAGTAATGAGAGAAATCATTTCCAGGCAGAAATAGTGTACTTGAATGATAAACTTGACATGGCAATGACTTTAGTTGATGAAAAAGAAGCCATTGCTGTTGAAGCTCATCAG GTTGCAGAGTCGAGTAAAATAtttgcagaagagaaggaagaggaggttAAAATTCTTGAACATTGCATTCAGGAGCTTGAAGGTACCATAAATGTACTGGAGAGGAAG GTGGATGACATGAAGGAGGAGGTAGAAAGCTATAAGTTAATAAGGAATAATTTAGAGCAGGAAATCCAAGTTCTTACAGACAGGATCCATATGGTAGAAAATGCTGCTGAGAGTTTGATTGCAGAGGATTCAAGTCTTGGAGAAGGATCATCTGAAATACCGAG GTGGCTAGATGATAGGATTATTGAACTTTGTGAAGCAAGAAAGCACATAAAGGATCTTGAAATGGAAATATTATATAAAGAAAAACAG ATCGAGCAATATAGAGAGCATGTCTCAGAGCTGGTCCTGCACTCTGAAGCACAATCATCACTATACCAAGAGAAG TTCAAAGCATTGGAGGGTGCATTTTCTGAGGTGAAAGCCGATGCATCAACTTCCAATCCTTCTGAATCACATGCAGCAAATAAAATGGAGAAAAATTCAGTAAGGGCAAGGGGCTCTGGCTCACCATTCCGATGCATATCAAGTTTGGTTCAGCAGATGAACTTAGAGAAAGATCAAGAATTATCTGTGGCTCGGCATCAAATAGAAGAACTAGAAGCGTTGGCAGCTAATAGGCAAAAAGAG GTTTGTATGTTAACTGCACGACTAGCAGCAGTAGATAGCATGACTCATGATGTAATTAGGGATTTACTGGGTGTCAAgttagacttgaccaactacgct AACTTAATTGACCAGGAGGAGCTGCAAAAACTATTAATGACTGCTCAGCAACAAATTGAGGAAACAAAAGCTAAG GATATGGAAATCCTGAATCTGAAGAAGCAAATTAATTATCTCCTTGAGGCGAGGGACGG TTTGGCCGAAGAAGTTAATCAAAGAAAATCTGACATACTTGCAAACCAGGTGTTGATTGAACAGCTTCAGCAACGAGATCAGTTGCTTACAGCACAAAATGAGATGCTGAAG ATGGATAAAGCCAATCTCCATCAAAAGATTGCAAAGATGGATAAAACAGTGAAGTCACTAGTTGGATCATCGAGCATCCAAGACCATCTACGGCATCCATTAAAGACCAAG GAGAGTTCGCAGAATGTTGGCTTGGAGGATCTTGGCAATAGGCTGGCTGAATCGGACAAGCTTATCTCACATGCAAGAAAGGAACTTGCTCGTTATCACAAATCTAGTAGCAGGATGCCATTTGACCAATAT AGTGAACAAAAAAGGCTCATCGGTCAACGATTAGCGACCATCAAGTCCTGA